One Candidatus Caldatribacterium sp. genomic window carries:
- the purE gene encoding 5-(carboxyamino)imidazole ribonucleotide mutase, which yields MPRVGIIMGSDSDLPVMEEAAKILEELGVSYEMTIVSAHRTPERMFRYAREAEERGIEVIIAGAGGAAHLPGMVASITVLPVIGVPVKSAALQGLDSLLSIVQMPPGVPVATVAINGARNAGILAAEILGIKYPEIRERVRQYKESLRKLVESKAQEIQREFPGNG from the coding sequence ATGCCTCGAGTCGGCATCATCATGGGGAGTGATTCGGACCTCCCGGTCATGGAGGAGGCGGCAAAAATCCTTGAAGAACTCGGTGTGAGTTATGAAATGACCATCGTTTCAGCGCACCGCACTCCCGAGCGTATGTTCCGGTACGCCAGGGAGGCAGAGGAGCGAGGGATCGAGGTCATCATCGCCGGAGCCGGAGGAGCAGCCCACCTCCCCGGGATGGTGGCATCTATAACCGTTCTTCCGGTCATTGGTGTTCCCGTGAAAAGCGCTGCCTTGCAGGGACTTGACTCGCTCCTTTCCATCGTCCAGATGCCCCCAGGAGTCCCGGTGGCCACGGTGGCCATAAACGGTGCCCGCAACGCGGGGATACTCGCCGCAGAAATCCTGGGCATCAAGTACCCCGAAATCCGGGAACGGGTACGGCAGTACAAGGAATCCCTGCGGAAACTCGTGGAATCGAAGGCCCAGGAAATCCAGAGAGAGTTCCCCGGTAATGGCTGA
- a CDS encoding 5-(carboxyamino)imidazole ribonucleotide synthase, with protein sequence MPAFSFPFFRLGIIGGGQLAKMMTQEAKRMGFFVTVLDPTPSSPAAQVADEEIVSGFYDEEGLAKLIAESDVVTYDIEHVNTKFLKSLPGKEKIRPSPELLETIQDKFRQRKTLKEARLPVPHFVLLEEDTPSAFQAFGFPLVQKARFGGYDGRGVVVLQSEEDLPKRLQGPSFLETYIPIEKELAVLVARSITGETRVYPVVEMIFEPRAHICDLVLAPARIPEDIAEKAKSLGLRCVEVLDGVGIFAIEMFLTKKGEIFVNEIAPRPHNSGHFTIEACVTSQFEEHLRAILGLPLGSTKLLTPAVMVNLLGEEGESGPPFVEGLEEALAIEGVSFHFYGKWETRPFRKMGHVTVVDETLEGALAKALKVKEVLKIRGRKEQSHASSRHHHGE encoded by the coding sequence GTGCCGGCGTTTTCTTTCCCTTTCTTTCGGCTTGGGATTATCGGTGGCGGACAGCTTGCCAAAATGATGACTCAAGAGGCAAAGAGAATGGGGTTTTTCGTGACCGTCCTTGACCCTACCCCTTCCTCCCCCGCCGCCCAGGTGGCGGATGAGGAAATCGTTTCAGGATTCTACGATGAGGAGGGCCTTGCAAAACTCATCGCGGAAAGTGACGTTGTCACCTACGATATCGAGCATGTGAACACTAAATTCCTGAAGTCCCTCCCGGGGAAAGAGAAAATCCGCCCTTCCCCGGAGCTCCTTGAGACCATTCAGGATAAGTTCAGGCAGCGAAAAACGCTCAAAGAAGCTAGACTTCCCGTTCCTCACTTTGTCCTCCTTGAAGAGGATACTCCTTCCGCTTTCCAGGCCTTTGGCTTCCCCCTCGTGCAGAAAGCCCGCTTCGGAGGCTACGACGGAAGGGGCGTGGTGGTTCTCCAAAGTGAGGAGGACCTCCCAAAGCGCCTCCAGGGACCCTCTTTCCTTGAGACTTACATACCGATTGAGAAGGAACTTGCGGTCCTTGTTGCCCGCAGCATCACCGGAGAAACCCGGGTGTACCCGGTGGTGGAGATGATTTTTGAGCCCCGGGCGCACATCTGCGACCTCGTCCTTGCTCCAGCCCGAATTCCTGAGGACATCGCCGAAAAAGCGAAGTCCCTGGGCCTTCGGTGCGTGGAGGTCCTGGATGGGGTCGGAATCTTTGCCATCGAGATGTTCCTCACCAAAAAGGGGGAAATCTTTGTGAACGAGATTGCCCCCCGACCGCACAACTCAGGGCACTTCACCATTGAAGCCTGTGTCACGTCTCAATTTGAGGAGCACCTGCGGGCGATTCTTGGGCTCCCCTTAGGGTCGACGAAGCTCCTTACCCCTGCCGTCATGGTGAACCTCTTAGGGGAAGAAGGAGAAAGCGGCCCACCGTTTGTTGAAGGTCTTGAAGAAGCCCTGGCCATCGAGGGGGTCTCTTTCCACTTTTACGGGAAGTGGGAAACCCGTCCTTTCCGGAAGATGGGACATGTGACGGTAGTCGATGAAACTCTTGAGGGGGCGCTTGCTAAAGCCCTCAAGGTCAAAGAAGTCCTCAAGATTCGGGGAAGAAAGGAGCAGAGCCATGCCTCGAGTCGGCATCATCATGGGGAGTGA
- the flgB gene encoding flagellar basal body rod protein FlgB, with translation MSFDILMDRAMRILERGLDYSMVRQRVLSENVANVETPRYKRKDVDFESAFQDVLRRGEDLPLSVTHPRHFGGDEDGTSGVHVLEEECSVRQDQSGVDVEKEMTIVLENALYYQALARMISDKIGLLKTVVREVR, from the coding sequence ATGTCCTTCGATATCCTGATGGATAGGGCGATGCGAATTCTCGAGAGGGGACTGGATTACTCGATGGTTCGTCAGCGTGTCCTCTCGGAGAACGTGGCCAATGTGGAAACACCTCGCTACAAGAGAAAAGATGTGGATTTCGAGAGCGCCTTCCAGGATGTTCTGAGGAGAGGAGAGGATCTCCCCCTCTCGGTAACCCATCCCAGGCATTTTGGGGGCGATGAGGATGGTACTTCAGGTGTGCATGTTCTTGAGGAAGAGTGCTCGGTGCGTCAGGACCAGTCAGGGGTCGATGTGGAGAAGGAAATGACCATCGTTCTTGAGAATGCCCTGTACTACCAGGCTTTGGCCCGCATGATATCTGACAAAATCGGGCTTTTGAAAACCGTCGTTCGGGAGGTGCGGTAA
- the flgC gene encoding flagellar basal body rod protein FlgC, giving the protein MKIFRSFEISASALTAERLRLSVIATNIANAETTRTPQGGPYRRKEVVFTPREDGGVEVAAIQEDTRTPFRQVYDPAHPDANAEGFVEYPNVLVVNEMVDLLAATRAYEANVAALNATKSMLSSSLNIGR; this is encoded by the coding sequence ATGAAAATCTTCCGGTCCTTTGAAATCAGCGCCTCGGCGCTCACTGCGGAGCGACTTCGCCTGAGCGTTATTGCCACAAACATCGCCAATGCGGAAACCACCCGCACTCCTCAGGGAGGGCCGTATCGCCGAAAGGAAGTGGTGTTTACGCCCCGCGAGGATGGGGGTGTGGAGGTTGCCGCTATTCAAGAGGACACGAGGACTCCCTTCCGCCAGGTGTACGATCCTGCTCATCCCGATGCGAACGCTGAGGGTTTTGTAGAATACCCCAACGTCCTTGTGGTGAACGAAATGGTGGATCTCCTGGCGGCAACTCGGGCGTACGAGGCAAACGTCGCAGCCCTCAACGCCACAAAGAGCATGCTCTCAAGTAGCCTGAACATCGGGCGGTAG